A genomic stretch from Georgenia muralis includes:
- a CDS encoding IS1380 family transposase, which translates to MQLSHTRPVVSATFDEPNLVSAAGLVPVMALARRAGLRELADERLSVPTDKGANAGLKLSSLVAGMAAGADSIDDMALLRHGGMGKVFSGAYAPSTLGSFLRSFTFGHVRQVDAVASRFFLALAEHTTLLGGAADAGMVMVDIDDTIVEVHGYAKQGAAFGYSGVRGLNALLATVSTDQVAPVIAAQRLRKGSVGSPRGAARLATDTLALIRRSRLAGRGVLVRADSAFYSHTLVTAALKAGAQVSITARMDPAVKRAIATIDADAWTAIRYTDAIYDETTGVWNSRAEVAEVPFTAFSSKKKAEQVPGRLVVRRIPDLNPKQGQGQETLFETWRFHAFFTTTAPEALGAVAADQTHRAHAIIENVHADLKASALAHLPSGVFAANAAWLVCAVMAFNLTRAAATVTRAPSLVRATTETIRRKLINVPARIATSARRLRLHLPTAWPWQSAWTTLYDAVLPRSARVT; encoded by the coding sequence ATGCAACTTTCTCACACCCGTCCGGTCGTGTCCGCGACGTTCGATGAGCCCAACCTCGTGTCGGCCGCCGGCCTGGTCCCGGTGATGGCCCTGGCCCGTCGGGCGGGACTGCGGGAGTTGGCCGACGAGCGGCTGAGCGTGCCCACGGACAAGGGCGCCAACGCCGGCCTGAAGCTGTCCTCGCTGGTCGCGGGCATGGCCGCCGGCGCGGACAGCATCGACGACATGGCCCTGCTGCGCCACGGCGGCATGGGCAAGGTCTTCTCCGGTGCCTACGCCCCCTCGACGCTGGGCTCGTTCCTGCGCTCGTTCACCTTCGGCCACGTCCGCCAGGTCGACGCGGTCGCCTCACGGTTCTTCCTCGCCCTGGCCGAGCACACCACCCTGCTCGGCGGCGCGGCGGACGCGGGGATGGTGATGGTCGACATCGACGACACCATCGTTGAGGTCCACGGCTACGCCAAGCAGGGGGCGGCGTTCGGGTACTCCGGCGTGCGAGGGCTCAACGCCCTGCTTGCCACCGTCTCCACCGATCAGGTCGCACCGGTGATCGCCGCCCAGCGGCTCCGCAAAGGGTCGGTGGGTTCCCCGCGCGGGGCGGCCCGGCTGGCGACCGACACCTTGGCGCTGATCCGCCGCAGCCGGCTGGCCGGCCGTGGTGTGCTGGTGCGGGCCGACTCGGCGTTCTACTCCCACACTCTGGTCACCGCGGCGCTCAAGGCCGGCGCGCAGGTCTCGATCACCGCGCGGATGGACCCGGCCGTCAAACGCGCCATCGCCACGATCGACGCCGATGCGTGGACCGCGATCCGGTACACCGATGCCATCTACGACGAGACCACCGGGGTATGGAACTCACGCGCCGAGGTCGCTGAGGTCCCGTTCACCGCGTTCTCCTCGAAGAAGAAGGCCGAGCAGGTCCCCGGCCGGCTCGTGGTCCGGCGCATCCCCGACCTGAACCCCAAGCAGGGTCAGGGCCAGGAGACGCTGTTCGAGACCTGGCGCTTCCACGCCTTCTTCACCACCACGGCACCCGAGGCGCTCGGCGCGGTCGCCGCTGACCAGACCCACCGGGCCCACGCGATCATCGAGAACGTCCACGCCGACCTCAAGGCCTCCGCCCTGGCACACCTGCCCTCCGGTGTCTTCGCCGCCAACGCCGCCTGGCTCGTCTGTGCCGTCATGGCCTTCAACCTCACCCGCGCCGCCGCCACGGTGACCAGGGCACCGTCGCTGGTCCGGGCAACGACCGAGACGATCCGCCGCAAGCTGATCAACGTCCCCGCCCGGATCGCGACCTCCGCCCGGCGGCTACGGCTGCACCTGCCCACCGCCTGGCCCTGGCAGAGCGCCTGGACAACGCTCTACGACGCCGTCCTCCCGCGCAGCGCCCGGGTCACCTGA
- a CDS encoding flavodoxin domain-containing protein produces MHILVTAATKYGSTAATADRLAEILRSAGHEVTQRPPGEVDTLDGVDAVVLGSAVYAGTWLPAARELAHRLEADLAARGVWLFSSGPLGDPRERAEDVHVSSIATAVGAYDHRVFPGAVDPAVLDADDRATIEGLHAPVGDFRDWAAVDGYAREIADGLVSRDLVPAPTLPA; encoded by the coding sequence ATGCACATCCTCGTGACAGCCGCGACCAAGTACGGCTCGACCGCCGCGACGGCGGACCGTCTGGCCGAGATCCTCCGCTCGGCCGGCCACGAGGTGACGCAGCGACCACCGGGCGAGGTCGACACCCTCGACGGCGTCGACGCCGTCGTCCTGGGCAGTGCCGTGTACGCCGGCACCTGGCTGCCCGCTGCGCGCGAGCTCGCCCACCGGCTCGAGGCGGACCTGGCAGCCCGCGGGGTGTGGCTCTTCTCCTCGGGTCCGCTCGGCGACCCGCGCGAGCGTGCTGAGGACGTCCACGTCAGCTCGATCGCGACCGCCGTCGGCGCCTACGACCATCGCGTCTTCCCCGGTGCGGTCGACCCGGCGGTCCTCGACGCCGACGACCGCGCCACCATCGAGGGCCTGCACGCCCCGGTCGGAGACTTCCGTGACTGGGCGGCCGTGGACGGCTACGCCCGCGAGATCGCGGACGGCCTGGTGAGCCGGGACCTCGTGCCGGCGCCGACGCTGCCGGCCTGA
- a CDS encoding IS110 family transposase has product MKQRIAPGWAGVDVGKGHHWICLIDEAGTTVWSTKVVNDEAAILDAIAGVLGHADEVVWGVDVTGTMSGLLLALLAAHGQRVRYVPGRTVNQMASAYRGEAKTDARDAYVIAETLRHRGDLQDVEVATALVTELRLLVTHRTDLVGDRVRVVNRLRDVLSGYFPALERSFDYAHSRGALVLLTGYQTPQAIRRTGESRLRAWLVKRKVRSADQIAAAALGAAKAQQTVVPGQDVAASIVADLAAQLLALGARISDLDARITTTFRAHPQAEIIESLPGMGPILGAELVAAAGDLAAYANAGRLASAAGLVPVPRDSGRRTGNLHRPMRYSRKLRRVFYLSASAAMMREGPNRDYYLKKRGQGHGHVQALIALARRRVDVLWALLRDNRPFELAPPSREPMAQTA; this is encoded by the coding sequence ATGAAGCAACGGATCGCGCCCGGGTGGGCTGGTGTCGACGTCGGTAAGGGTCATCACTGGATCTGCCTGATCGACGAGGCCGGCACCACAGTCTGGTCGACGAAGGTGGTCAACGACGAGGCCGCCATCCTCGACGCGATCGCCGGCGTCCTTGGCCACGCCGACGAGGTCGTCTGGGGAGTAGACGTCACCGGGACCATGTCGGGACTGCTGCTGGCACTGCTGGCAGCCCACGGTCAGCGGGTGAGATACGTCCCCGGCCGCACGGTGAACCAGATGGCCAGCGCCTACCGCGGTGAGGCCAAGACCGACGCCCGCGATGCCTACGTCATCGCCGAGACCCTGCGACACCGCGGCGATCTACAGGACGTCGAGGTCGCCACCGCGCTGGTGACCGAGCTGCGGCTACTGGTGACCCACCGCACCGACCTGGTCGGTGACCGGGTCCGCGTGGTCAACCGGCTCCGCGACGTGCTCAGCGGCTACTTCCCTGCGCTGGAGCGGTCCTTCGACTACGCCCATAGCCGGGGTGCGTTGGTCCTGCTGACGGGCTACCAGACGCCGCAGGCGATCCGCCGGACGGGTGAGTCGCGGTTGCGGGCATGGCTGGTCAAGCGGAAGGTGCGCAGCGCCGACCAGATCGCTGCAGCTGCGCTCGGTGCGGCCAAGGCCCAGCAGACCGTCGTGCCCGGGCAGGATGTGGCGGCCAGCATCGTGGCCGACCTCGCCGCTCAGCTCCTGGCGCTCGGCGCGCGGATCTCCGACCTCGACGCCCGGATCACCACCACCTTCCGCGCGCACCCCCAGGCCGAGATCATCGAGTCCCTGCCCGGCATGGGACCGATCCTCGGTGCCGAGCTGGTAGCCGCCGCAGGGGACCTTGCCGCCTATGCGAACGCCGGACGGCTCGCCTCGGCCGCCGGGCTTGTCCCGGTCCCGCGGGACTCTGGCCGGCGCACCGGGAACCTGCACCGGCCGATGCGCTACTCGCGCAAGCTGCGCAGAGTGTTCTACCTCTCCGCCTCAGCCGCCATGATGCGCGAGGGCCCCAACCGCGACTACTACCTCAAGAAGCGCGGACAAGGCCACGGGCACGTCCAAGCGCTCATCGCCTTGGCGCGCCGACGCGTCGACGTCCTATGGGCCCTGCTCCGCGACAACCGACCCTTCGAACTCGCCCCACCCTCGCGAGAACCGATGGCCCAAACGGCTTGA